The Ornithodoros turicata isolate Travis chromosome 7, ASM3712646v1, whole genome shotgun sequence genome includes a region encoding these proteins:
- the LOC135401462 gene encoding abscission/NoCut checkpoint regulator-like: MSCNTCSKEFGLLTKEQGCPNCGFSYCGKCLKWSAHVPKLGKTKKVCTSCYDALNNLSKKPTTSQVEAPEALQKRMAALAAKGSVTNSNTSNTGSKNVQVEEIEKRLQRLRQDSKELIPAHADIEDRLAQLKGVDVSYYRKAPITVYKDKRSAAEKVSDLMRQAQSEAQIDARREESIKSSINEIEQRLNSLRGVQKSQDTKPGKERTGDFAKGLEAPQCEDSEDADVDMDDVAQLLRQEMKAAKQELEGLKKDKQLMAELDKISLKVKGKDKAVKERRDDEDCDEKEVSAVLQQVLDESRQEEEEMEEEIGTAKGEEKEELPWCTICNSDAALRCHDCVELYCRRCYREYHDDEGHRTSNYPR, translated from the exons ATGTCCTGTAATACGTGCAGCAAAGAATTTGGACTGCTTACGAAGGAG CAAGGATGCCCCAACTGCGGGTTTTCCTATTGTGGGAAATGTCTCAAGTGGTCTGCACATGTTCCGAAACTGGGCAAAACCAAGAAGGTTTGCACCAGCTGTTACGACGCACTGAACAA TTTGTCCAAGAAGCCAACGACTAGTCAAGTTGAAGCACCGGAGGCTCTACAAAA ACGGATGGCTGCACTGGCTGCCAAAGGATCAGTCACGAATTCCAACACATCTAATACAGGTTCTAAGAACGTACAAGTCGAAGAGATTGAAAAAAGGTTGCAGCGGCTACGCCAGGACAGTAAAG AGCTCATCCCAGCTCATGCAGACATAGAAGACAGGCTGGCACAGTTAAAAGGGGTTGATGTTTCCTACTACAGAAAAGCTCCCATCACG GTTTACAAAGACAAAAGAAGTGCAGCAGAAAAAGTGTCAGACTTGATGAGACAGGCCCAGAGCGAAGCACAGATAGACGCTCGGAGGGAAGAAAGCATCAAAAGCAGCATCAACGAAATTGAGCAGCGCCTAAACTCACTGCGCGGCGTTCAGAAATCACAGGATACAAAACCAGGAAAG GAACGTACTGGTGATTTCGCAAAAGGTTTAGAAGCTCCACAGTGCGAGGACAGTGAAGACGCTGATGTGGACATGGATGACGTAGCCCAATTGCTCAGGCAAGAAATGAAAGCTGCAAAGCAAGAACTCGAAGGCTTAAAGAAGGACAAGCAGTTGATGGCTGAACTGGACAAAATTAGCCTCAAAGTAAAGG GTAAGGACAAGGCAGTGAAGGAGAGAAGAGATGATGAAGACTGTGATGAGAAGGAAGTCAGTGCTGTTCTTCAACAG GTGCTAGATGAATCTaggcaggaagaggaagaaATGGAAGAAGAAATAGGCACTGCAAAAGGAGAGGAAAAGGAG GAATTGCCTTGGTGCACCATTTGCAACTCGGACGCAGCACTGCGTTGCCATGACTGTGTGGAGTTGTATTGTCGGAGGTGTTACAG GGAATATCACGATGATGAAGGCCACAGGACAAGTAACTACCCAAGATAA